TTGCGAACCTCGCCGTGGATGCAATCTTGCGCCTCAAAGGCTCGACCAATTTGGAGAATATCCAGATCATCAAAAAACTTGGCGGCAAGCTTACCGACAGTTATTTGAGCGAGGGTTTCATTCTCGATAAGCGCATCATGCCGAACGCGCCAAAAGAGCTGAAGGATGCCAAGATCATGATTGCAAATACCTCGATGGACACAGACAAGATTAAAatctttggcgcgcgcgtgcgtgtAGATAGCACAGGacagctcgccgagattgagcgtgcagagcgcgagaaAATGAAGGCCAAGGTCGACCGGATCAAGGCGCATGGGATCAACTGTTTCGTCAACCGGCAGCTCATTTACAACTACCCAGAAGGCCTCCTCTCCGATGCTGGCATCACGTGTATCGAGCACGCTGACTTCGAGGGAGTGGAGCGCTTGTCGCTCGTCACTGGCGCCGAAATCGCAAGCACTTTTGACCACCCCGAGTCGATCAAACTCGGCCGCTGCGGCAAGATTGAAGAGATTATGATTGGTGAGGACAAGCTGATCAAATTTTCCAACGTTGCTGCGGGCGAGGCGTGCACGgttgtgctgcgcggcgcgaccTCGCAAATGATTGACGAGGCAGAGCGCTCTCTGCACGACGCACTCAGCGTCCTGAGCCAAACCGTGAAGGAATCGCGCATTACCTACGGCGGAGGCTGTGCCGAAATGGTCATGAGCAACGCTGTGGACGAAGAGGCGATCAGGACGCCCGGAAAAAAGTCGCTTGCCGTCGAAGCGTTTGcccaggcgctgcgccagctcCCGACCATCCTCGCCGACAATGCCGGCCTGGACTCGGCCGACTTGGTTACCAAGctccgcgcggcgcaccacgaCGGCGGCTGCGAGATGGGCCTGGACTTGGACAAAGGCGATATCGCCAATATGGCCGAGTCGGGCGTCACGGAAAGCTACAAGCTCAAGCGGCAGATTGTTGTTTCTGCAAGCGAAGCTGCAGAAATGATTTTGCGTGTAGATGATATCCTACGTGCGACACCCCGCaggcgcgatgcgcattAATGCAATATCGCTGCATAAATAGGGTACTAAGAGGTGTTCGTATGCTGCTACCAACGATTGCCAACCGAGTTACAACAAGTGTTTGCTCTTCTCCTGCTGCTCCCTGTGAAGCGCCGAGATGCCGTGGATCGGATTGACATTGTGCTCGATCATACGCTCCCTTACTTGCTCCTGGTACTCGGGCAAGGTGGTCCTGGGTGGTGGGTTGCCTAGTCGTTAGCAAATGTCGACAGCACGTACCTAACGAGCGAATGACGTAGAAGATGCCGAGGCCCAATCCTACCGCACCGCAGGTACCGAAGAACGCACGGAGCCATCCGCCTGGTGGAGTCACAAGCTTGCGGGGCCCATGCGGGCCGTAGGAGATAAAGTAGGCTATCGTTAGCAACACAAAAAGTACATACCCGCCCTTTGTTCAGGAAGAGAAAGTTCTTTCCAgtctttgcgctgcacctccTCAATGTATTTGAATAGCGAGTACTGCTCTTCCTTGCTCAGGTTCGCCCAGCGGTTTTCAATGTTTGGCAGCATACGAACTGCTTGAATCGAGCTCTGCTGCTCGATCAACATGTTGCCGTCCCGCACAGTAGATGGCGTCCAGCGCTCACTCTTAATGTGAATAGAGCGAGCAGATAGCAAGGCATTACGGGCGTGCAGGCGGGGGAGAGCAGCACGCACACTTCCAATCATGGTAGTAACTGGCAGGCGTTCGCGTTTCGTGGCTGGCAAAACCTGCGCATTTCTGACAAATAGCGACGCATAGTCGGAAACGCTCGGGGGCGATTGGATTGGCAATCGAGAGAAATTCGGCCGACACAACAAATCCGCGTTCAGCCACGCGGAAAACGGTGCGCGGTGTGCTAGCGTGCCATCGGGTTGAATTTTGGCTGGAAAGAATGTCTACTTAAACCTGCTCAAAGGCCTGCTCAAAGTCGGCTTTAATGTCGTCGAGGTACTCGCAGCCGACAGACACACGGATGAGATCCTTGGTAACGCCCGAGCCCTGCTGCTCGACGTCGTTCAGTTGCTGGTGCGTCGTGGAGGCAGGGTGAATGACGAGGGTCTTCATATCACCCACATTGGCCAAGTTCGACGCAAGTTTCAGCGAGTCTACCAATTTGCTCGCATTCTGCGCGCTGCCCTTGATGCCGAACGAAAGCACACCACCAAAGCCACGCTTGAGGTACTGCTTCGCAAGCTCGTGCGAGGGGTGCGACGCAAGGCCGGGGTACAAAATCCACGCCACTTTCGGGTGCGCCTCCAACCACTTGGCCAATGCAAGTGCATTTGTGCAGTGGCGTTCACCACGCAAAGAAAGCGTCTCGACACCCTGGATCAACTGGAAGGCGCCAAAGGGGTTCATGCAGGAGCCCATGTCGCGCAGGAACACGACACGAACGTAAGCGATAAACGTAGCGGCGCCAAACGTGTCCCAAAACTTGAGCCCGTGGTACCCCTCCGACGGCTCGGTAAACTGCGGGAAGCGGCCGCTCTTGGCCCAGTCAAACTTGCCCGCATCGATGACGACGCCGCCAATCGTGGTGCCGTGACCGCCGATCCACTTGGTCGCAGAGTGCACGACAATGTCCGCACCGTGCTCAATGGGGCGCACGAGGTATCCGCCCATACCAAAGGTATTATCCACAATCAAAGGGATCtggtgcttgtgcgcaatgTCGGCAATCGCTTTGAGGTCTGCAATTTCGTAGCGCGGGTTCGAAATGGACTCCACATAGAGCGCCTTGGTGCGGCTGTCAATCGCCTTTTCAAACTCGGCAGGGTCATTTTTGGAGGTGAACTTGGTGGACACACCGAACTTGGGGAAGAGCACCTTGAACTGGTTGTACGTGCCGCCGTACAAAAGCGGAGAGGAGACAACGTTGTCGCCTTGCGAGCAGAGGGAGAGCACGGCCATGGCCTGTGCAGACTGGCCAGAGGATGCGGCTACGGAACCGACACCGCCTTCGAGTGCTGCTAGACGATCCTCAAACACAGCGACCGTGGGATTGCCAATGCGAGAGTAAATGTTGCCGGGCGTACGCAGCCCGAACAAATCCGCACCATGGGCCGAGTCATTGAATACAAAGGAGGTGGATGCACAAATCGGAACGGCAAGTGCATTTGAGCCAGGGTCAGGGGTTTGACCGGCGTGGAGTTGGAGCGTGTCAAAGTGCGATGCCATGATGATAGGTGGGGGCAGGCTGCAATCCATTCCGCTGGGTACACGGTCTGTGCATCCGACACGTGGGGACACATGCGTGCTATGTCGTGCTTGGTCGTTATGCAAATGCCCACGTGCCACTAGCACTGGCCCACGTGGCCAGCTGGTCAgccggcgcgtcggcccactgcgcagcatgcaagGCGCTGTGGGAAGAAGGATGGACGAGGACACCCATGCCGGGGCCTCCCACACTGGTTTCGTAGGTAGTGAACCCATGCGTAGCAAGCGTCTGTAATAGTACATTGAGTTCATCTGCGCTTAGATTATCCCGCAGCAACGTGATGGCacagccgccgccgccgccgccggttAGTTTTGTGTGCAAGGCATGCGGAACCGCACATGCTTTGCGTACTGTTTCCAGCGCGGGGTGTCCGACACggagctgcacaagctgcaAGTGATTCATATCCATCAGGCGccccaagcgcgcgagcaccgtttcgcgcgtcgctgcgggCCCGCGCGGAGGGTCCaagagctgctgcgcctcgtcggcgATTATTTGGACAGTATCGAACGCTGCCTGGACACGCTCAGGGTCCTGTGCTTTTTGCTCGCCGACGCTTGCAACTAGCCCTTTGGTATTGCGGGGAACGCGCGTATCGGTGATCAGGAGACGGAGCGCGTCAAAACCTTTGATGGGCTTGAGCCTGTTTTCAGAAAGCGTATTGGTCGGCAGTGCGCGTGTGAATGCAATGGCGCCACCATAACTCGCAACTGTATTGTCCACCCCCGACGGCTCGCCGTGCATCACTTTTTCGCCGAGGAATGCCCAGCCGTTGACCACGTCGACGTGGGCATTGGGCAGCGATGCTTCGGGGTCTGTAGGCAACGGCACGAGCCCGTGCGTGTAGAGGAGCAGGGACGCAAGGCACACACTtaccgccgcgctgctgccgagcCCCGCTCCAATGGGCAAAGAGGAGCGGAGCACAAAGGTTTGGCCGTGTTTGGCGTCGGGGCGGGCGAGATGCATGTAGAGGTAAAGGAACgctccgcacgcagcgcggcgtttgtCGCCTTtggcaaagcgctgcgcgagcagcacaTCAAGTGCTTCCATCAGCCGCGGCTCGAGCTCGTGCGGCGGTTGGCTCGGAGACGTGTGCGTGACGAGCTCCCAAGGAagggcgctgcgctcccATGTGGCTTGCAAGTCTATATCGGTGAGTCGCAGGCTCACGgatgcgtctgcgcgcggatcaACGTGTGCGtagcagcgcagcgcagttGCTGCAGCAATGGCCGTGACGCCATGCACCACCGCGTGCTCGCCAAACAGAATGACCTTCCCGGGCGCGCTCACGGTCAGGGACGCTGGCACCGTCGCGCTGGGTTTTTGAGGTGACGCT
This is a stretch of genomic DNA from Malassezia vespertilionis chromosome 1, complete sequence. It encodes these proteins:
- the CCT2 gene encoding T-complex protein 1 subunit beta (COG:O; EggNog:ENOG503NV78) is translated as MSAPIFAEEATQERAENARLSSFVGALALGDLVKSTLGPKGMNKVLQSIGSNEITVTNDGATILKSIYLDNPAAKILVNISKVQDDEVGDGTTSVCVLAAELLREAERMIETRMHPQVIVDGYRIASKTALRALEGVAVDHSKDTSLFRQDLLNIARTTLSSKVLSQAKDYFANLAVDAILRLKGSTNLENIQIIKKLGGKLTDSYLSEGFILDKRIMPNAPKELKDAKIMIANTSMDTDKIKIFGARVRVDSTGQLAEIERAEREKMKAKVDRIKAHGINCFVNRQLIYNYPEGLLSDAGITCIEHADFEGVERLSLVTGAEIASTFDHPESIKLGRCGKIEEIMIGEDKLIKFSNVAAGEACTVVLRGATSQMIDEAERSLHDALSVLSQTVKESRITYGGGCAEMVMSNAVDEEAIRTPGKKSLAVEAFAQALRQLPTILADNAGLDSADLVTKLRAAHHDGGCEMGLDLDKGDIANMAESGVTESYKLKRQIVVSASEAAEMILRVDDILRATPRRRDAH
- the STR3 gene encoding cysteine-S-conjugate beta-lyase (EggNog:ENOG503NW0R; COG:E; COG:I) gives rise to the protein MANDAGAPQYHFATQCPTVSDPAHTDQYGASSMPIYMTATFKGLPGAEFDYTRSGNPTRTVLQNHLSTLQNAKHTYTVSTGMACMDIISRFVRPHERVVAGNDLYGGTNRILGILRADNDVVVDHVDTTNATVFENHIRTCAEEHALGKSGRVAMVLLESPTNPLLQICDLALFVRLVRTHIPEALVVVDNTMLSPYLMRPLEFGVDIVYDSATKYLSGHHDIMAGILACNRDDLAQRIYFFINSVGNALAPMDSFLLLRGVKTLALRMDKQQENAMQIAHFLDGLGFRVHFPGLRSHPGYAAHNRNAKGPGSVMSFETGDRDLSLRVTASTKLWGVSVSFGCVNSLISMPALMSHASIDAKVRAERGLPENLIRLCTGIEDVHDLLADLTQALLTAGAIRQKLAPDGMVEYERGPVQDEMETLRAQLRAASPQKPSATVPASLTVSAPGKVILFGEHAVVHGVTAIAAATALRCYAHVDPRADASVSLRLTDIDLQATWERSALPWELVTHTSPSQPPHELEPRLMEALDVLLAQRFAKGDKRRAACGAFLYLYMHLARPDAKHGQTFVLRSSLPIGAGLGSSAAVSVCLASLLLYTHGLVPLPTDPEASLPNAHVDVVNGWAFLGEKVMHGEPSGVDNTVASYGGAIAFTRALPTNTLSENRLKPIKGFDALRLLITDTRVPRNTKGLVASVGEQKAQDPERVQAAFDTVQIIADEAQQLLDPPRGPAATRETVLARLGRLMDMNHLQLVQLRVGHPALETVRKACAVPHALHTKLTGGGGGGCAITLLRDNLSADELNVLLQTLATHGFTTYETSVGGPGMGVLVHPSSHSALHAAQWADAPADQLATWASASGTWAFA
- the cox5 gene encoding Cytochrome c oxidase subunit 5B, mitochondrial (COG:C; EggNog:ENOG503P5Q4), with translation MPTKRERLPVTTMIGSVRAALPRLHARNALLSARSIHIKSERWTPSTVRDGNMLIEQQSSIQAVRMLPNIENRWANLSKEEQYSLFKYIEEVQRKDWKELSLPEQRAGMYFLCC
- the MET15 gene encoding adenosylmethionine cyclotransferase (EggNog:ENOG503NVTU; COG:E), whose product is MASHFDTLQLHAGQTPDPGSNALAVPICASTSFVFNDSAHGADLFGLRTPGNIYSRIGNPTVAVFEDRLAALEGGVGSVAASSGQSAQAMAVLSLCSQGDNVVSSPLLYGGTYNQFKVLFPKFGVSTKFTSKNDPAEFEKAIDSRTKALYVESISNPRYEIADLKAIADIAHKHQIPLIVDNTFGMGGYLVRPIEHGADIVVHSATKWIGGHGTTIGGVVIDAGKFDWAKSGRFPQFTEPSEGYHGLKFWDTFGAATFIAYVRVVFLRDMGSCMNPFGAFQLIQGVETLSLRGERHCTNALALAKWLEAHPKVAWILYPGLASHPSHELAKQYLKRGFGGVLSFGIKGSAQNASKLVDSLKLASNLANVGDMKTLVIHPASTTHQQLNDVEQQGSGVTKDLIRVSVGCEYLDDIKADFEQAFEQV